Genomic segment of Thermococcus sp.:
TCTCTTCCCGCCAACAGAGGAAGCGAAGAGGAACTTAGAGCGCGAGGGAATAACCGAGAACGTCTACGTTACAGGGAACACGGTTGTTGATGCGGTTTTACAGAACGCCGAGGTGGCGGAGAAGAAAAGCAACGTTCTGGAGAGGTTTGACCTCAAGCCGGGGGAATACCTCCTCATAACCGTCCATAGGGCTGAAAACACGGACAGTAAAGAGAACCTCAAAAAGCTAGTTGAGATACTCGAAAGCCTTCCTATGAGGGCGGTCTACCCGATGCATCCGCGTACGAGGAACCGGCTTAAGGAGTTCGGCCTCTGGGACCGGGTGGAGGCGGTAGAGAAACTGACGATAACTAAGCCACTCGGCTACCTCGACTTCCTGAAACTGGAAAAGAACGCCTTCGCGATAATGACAGACTCCGGTGGAATCCAGGAGGAGGCGATAACCCTCAACGTGCCCTGCCTGACGCTCCGCTACAACACTGAGAGACCGGAAACTGTTAAAGCCGGCGGAAACGTCCTGGTCGGCCTTGAAAAAGATAGGGCAATAGGCTACCTGAAGAGGCTGATGGAAGACAAGGAATTCTACGAAAGGATGGCCAAAGCCAAGAATCCCTTCGGCGATGGAAAAGCAGGGAAGAGAATAGCCGAAATCCTATTGGAGCTTTACAAGAGGGGAGAGCTAAAGGTGAGGAGCTCAAGGTCCATTTGACTCGTCACTCCTGAGGAACTGGTCGAGCTGAGATGCTATCTCGTTGGCAATCATCTCGTAGGGGTTTTCACTCTTTAATTTTCCGACCTTTGCCTTGAGGTTCCACCAGTAGGCAACATCGCAGGTCTGATTGGCTATCTTCAGCTTGAGTAGCCGTTCCATACTGGCCCTGCAGAACTTATCGGCTGATTTTGATATTTCTGTTGCAGAGAAAGCCAGACCGTTGTTTATAACTTCGACCGCGGACTTTGCATCGCCTGCGTAGGAGTAGTAGAGTATCCCCGAGATGGAACGCTCCTCGGTTAGCAGGTAGTCTGCCCGGCTGATAACAGGTGCATAGAAAAGAACAACCCTGCCCTTGAGGTCATACGCTGTGATGTTCTGGATAATCACAGGTTTAAGACCGTGCCTTTTGACAACAGCCACGAGTGCGCTCTGAATGTATCCTTCATACGGCTTGGGGGCCCAGACCGCTATGTAAACTACATTGGGGTTCTCCGGGGCGCTCTTCCAGCCGTAGTTATTGTCAACTGTCGTGGTCTTTCCGTGTTGGACTCCCCCTGAAACGTCTGAGATAACGTAGGACTCGCTAGCTATTGCTACTCCAACCACGGATGCTATCAAAATTAAGAGCATTCCTCCAACTAAAAGAAATCGTCTCATTTCCTTCACCAATATGTAATGATAGTAAAACAATTAAAAATGTTTCTCTCACACTTCAGTTCCGATGTAAATCCCGTGCCTCGTCCTGACGATTCTCACCTTAATCCTGTCCCCGACCTCTGCCCTAGTTCCAACGACTTCGATGAGCCTGTTCCTCGCTTTGGCAAGCATTTCACCCTCTATCCTGCCCGGTAGAACGACTTCGGCCTTGACAACCTCCCCGGGTCTGAAGGCTAGAGGTATGAACTCTCTCTTCTCCATCCCGAAGTGGCTCGGCTTTAGGACCAGTGGTCTCATTCCCGTCTTCTCCTCCAGCTGTCTAAGCCAAGCGTAGAACTCCTTGAAGGGCTTTACCCTAGCTATCGTCGGGTTCCTCCCGAACTTGTAGGGTATGTAGTTCTGGAAGCCGAGTGCGGGCCAACGCTTTCCGGCTCCAATCTTCCGAGCGAACTCTATGAAGGCCTCAGCTTCATCGTCGTTGATTCCGAAGATTATGACGGGGGCGATTAGAACGTCGATTCCCGCGTTTACCAGAGCTTCCGCCATGTCGAGGACGTGCTCTAAGTCATAATCCTTCCTGCCCATTAGCATCTTAGCTTTATCGGGGTCGAGGGAGTGAATGGACAGGTTCACCCTGTCGAGTCCAGCCTCGGCAAGCTCCTCAACAAGCTTATCTGTTAAGAGCGTCCCGTTGCTCTGCATTGATATTACAGAAACGTTTGGATGCTCTCGCAATGCCTGAACCAGCTCAACCCTGAAGGGATAAAT
This window contains:
- a CDS encoding radical SAM protein — encoded protein: MIELRLPHVTFEDLGDTIRLIWRETLYADFPKRELERVIRKKYRVPPDVSARDGALVIDTDYEKVEGFIALYIQNNLGALLRNRYTKRKVLYIHGGLDVPLLGYNAFGLIDRGTNLIQIRGVSGCNLSCIFCSVDEGPYSRTRKLDYVVDIDYLMKWFDDVARIKGKGLEAHLDGQGEPLIYPFRVELVQALREHPNVSVISMQSNGTLLTDKLVEELAEAGLDRVNLSIHSLDPDKAKMLMGRKDYDLEHVLDMAEALVNAGIDVLIAPVIIFGINDDEAEAFIEFARKIGAGKRWPALGFQNYIPYKFGRNPTIARVKPFKEFYAWLRQLEEKTGMRPLVLKPSHFGMEKREFIPLAFRPGEVVKAEVVLPGRIEGEMLAKARNRLIEVVGTRAEVGDRIKVRIVRTRHGIYIGTEV
- the wecB gene encoding non-hydrolyzing UDP-N-acetylglucosamine 2-epimerase, producing MKPAFVFGTRPEIIKLSPVVMAFIEAGVKPLLIHTGQHYDYEMSRIFLEELELPEIDYHLEVGSGTQAEQTGKAMIEIERVLVNEKPDVTLVQGDTNTVLAGALASVKLKIPVAHVEAGLRSFDRTMPEEINRILADHASEVLFPPTEEAKRNLEREGITENVYVTGNTVVDAVLQNAEVAEKKSNVLERFDLKPGEYLLITVHRAENTDSKENLKKLVEILESLPMRAVYPMHPRTRNRLKEFGLWDRVEAVEKLTITKPLGYLDFLKLEKNAFAIMTDSGGIQEEAITLNVPCLTLRYNTERPETVKAGGNVLVGLEKDRAIGYLKRLMEDKEFYERMAKAKNPFGDGKAGKRIAEILLELYKRGELKVRSSRSI